Proteins from a single region of Thamnophis elegans isolate rThaEle1 chromosome 17, rThaEle1.pri, whole genome shotgun sequence:
- the LOC116520146 gene encoding uncharacterized protein LOC116520146, with protein sequence MGPPQSVLKGAGEVFTKETGIIFYFVFPSSRYAHRKSALRKHILAKMNEEEQNHSSLLIRVKGPAEMEELKPGDIIEIFRSSCQHWALYVGDQQAVHLAPPGEHFADGSPNPLALLSERVCVKKDWLEDVVRKDRYRVNNKHDKTHPPLPLSKILWQTEELVGKEMPYSLSSQNCENFVMELRYGPEMSEQVLRSTLLFLFSLLQEEIKPGDLIEIFRSCYQHWGIYVGEGKVVHLAPECDRLANGAASVLAVLSDRAYVKKDWLETVVRNDQYRVNNKHDHTYPPLPLTKTLERAEELVGREMPYNLTSHNCEHFVMELRYGIAMSDQVTEAIAVGTIGMMGVAAAMIRSAAKWRKHYNE encoded by the exons ATGGGTCCACCCCAATCTGTGCTGAAGGGCGCTGGGGAAGTTTTCACTAAAGAAACAGGAATTATCTTCTATTTTGTTTTCCCCTCTTCTAGATATGCCCATAGGAAGTCGGCACTGAGAAAACACATCCTAGCCAAGATGAACGAGGAGGAACAAAACCACTCATCCCTTTTAATCAGGGTTAAAGGCCCAGCCGAAATg GAGGAATTAAAGCCAGGAGACATTATTGAGATATTCCGTTCTTCTTGCCAGCACTGGGCCCTTTACGTAGGGGATCAGCAAGCGGTCCATTTG gcgcctcctg GCGAACATTTTGCCGATGGCTCTCCCAACCCCTTGGCCCTTTTATCCGAGAGAGTTTGCGTAAAGAAGGACTGGCTGGAAGATGTAGTCCGGAAGGACAGGTACCGAGTGAATAATAAGCATGACAAGACCCATCCACCGCTACCCCTCTCCAAGATCCTGTGGCAGACGGAAGAATTGGTCGGAAAGGAGATGCCGTACAGCCTGAGCAGCCAAAACTGTGAAAATTTTGTTATGGAGCTGCGTTATGGACCGGAAATGAGTGAACAG GTTCTACGTTCTactctcctgtttcttttttctctcttacaGGAAGAAATTAAACCGGGAGACTTGATTGAGATTTTCCGATCTTGCTATCAACACTGGGGTATCTACGTCGGAGAGGGCAAGGTCGTCCATTTAGCCCCCGAAT GTGACCGCCTTGCGAATGGGGCCGCCAGCGTACTGGCGGTCTTGTCTGACCGAGCGTACGTTAAGAAAGACTGGCTGGAAACGGTAGTACGGAACGACCAATACCGAGTGAACAACAAACACGACCACACATATCCCCCCCTGCCCCTAACGAAGACCCTCGAGCGGGCAGAAGAGCTGGTCGGCAGAGAGATGCCCTACAACCTGACCAGCCACAACTGCGAACACTTTGTCATGGAGTTGCGATATGGCATTGCAATGAGTGACCAG GTCACTGAAGCCATTGCTGTGGGAACAATTGGCATGATGGGCGTGGCGGCCGCCATGATCCGATCCGCGGCCAAATGGCGCAAGCACTACAATGAATAG